TACTAATGTCGAATTCCGCGCTGAAGGAAACGTGGAAGGTTCTTGTTACCAACGGAGGAATCCACGATCAGACAGGCACATTGGGCGGCGGTATGCTGGGGGCTGTGTTGTTTGCAATGTTCTACTCACTCGTAGATTCCTCAGGCGCCACAGTAGCGGGGGTGCTGCTGCTCTTGATCGGTATTATCCTGCTGACAGGCAAGGCGCTAATTCCGTATCTGGTTGAACAGACACCCATCTTTATTAATAGTGTGAAGAAAAAGTGGGCAGCACGGGAAAAGAAGTCTGTTAAGTCACCGGAAGCACAGCGTAAAGAAGGTATGCGCAGCAGCAGAAAGTCGAAACAGAAAACGGCGGAGCCGACTGTGGCAGAAATGATTCCAGTGGAGCCGGAGCCCGTCAGTGAACCGATTATTTCAAGTTTCACATCAAAAATAGAACAAGCGCCTCCGCTCGAAAAAGCAGAGGAAAGTAATGAGACTAAAGAAGAAACGCCGGAAGCAGACCTAAAAGATCCGGCAGCTGATTTTCCGGTGATGGGCGGAGAACAGGAAAATGAAGCATATATACTTCCGTCAACGAGTTTACTTGAACCGCCTGTGTCAAGTGATCAGTCAGGAGAGTACGATCTGATTCAGGCAAATGCTAAGAAACTGGAGAAAACATTCCTTAGCTTCGGGGTGAAGGCGCGTGTCACTCAAGTACATTTAGGCCCAGCTGTAACCAAATATGAGATTCTTCCTGATTCCGGTGTTAAAGTAAGCCGAATCGTCAGTCTGGCAGATGATATTGCTTTGGCGCTGGCGGCAAGCGGTATTCGTATCGAGGCTCCAATTCCAGGGAAATCAGCAGTAGGGATTGAAGTGCCGAATCATGCAGTGGCAATGGTCAGCCTGCGTGAAGTGCTTGAATCAAAAGAAAACAATCGTGCACAATCCAAGCTGCTTGTCGGACTTGGCCGTGATGTAACCGGACAGGCGATGATGACCGAACTCAATAAAATGCCTCACGTATTAATTGCTGGAGCGACAGGAAGCGGGAAAAGTGTCTGTGTAAATGGAATAATTATGAGCATCATCATGCGGGCGAAGCCGCATGAAGTAAAAATGATGATGATCGATCCGAAAATGGTAGAACTGAACGTCTTCAATGGGATACCGCATTTATTGGCCCCTGTCGTTACCGATCCGCGAAAAGCAGCACAGGCACTGCAGCGTGTGGTATCTGAAATGGAACGCAGATATGAATTGTTTTCTCATACAGGTACCCGAAATATTGAAGGGTATAATAATCATATTGAACAGTGGAATGAAGAGCATGACGAGAAACATCCACGCATGCCGTATATTGTAGTAATCGTTGATGAACTGGCCGACTTGATGATGGTTGCGTCAAGTGATGTCGAAGACTCCATCACCAGACTGGCACAAATGGCGAGAGCGGCAGGCATACACCTGATTATCGCAACACAGCGTCCGAGTGTTGATGTTATTACGGGGATCATTAAAGCAAATATTCCTTCCCGTATTGCTTTTGCGGTATCTTCAGCTATTGATTCACGGACTATTCTTGATGGAAGTGGTGCAGAAAAGCTGCTGGGGCGCGGAGATATGTTATTCCTGCCTGCCGGAGCTTCGAAACCGACACGTATCCAAGGTGCTTTTGTTTCGGATGAAGAAGTCGAATCGGTAGTCAATTTCGTTATTGAACAGCAAAAAGCACAATATCAGGAAGAAATGATTCCCACTGAGGTGGAAGTAGTCGCACCGCATGAAGAAACCGATGATTTATACGATGAGGCGGTCCAAATGGTAGTGGATATGCAGACCGCTTCCGTGTCGATGATTCAGCGCCGGTTCCGGGTAGGATACGCGAGAGCTGCCCGTATTGTCGATCAGATGGAAGCCCGGGGTGTTGTCGGGCCGCCGGAGGGCAGTAAACCAAGACAGGTAATGATCGGTCAGTCAGAACTTGACTTGTGATGGCTGACGGAATAGATGAATAAATCGAAAATGTCCGTGATTTTAACTAGATATTTCCTTCCGCCTAAGAAAATGATATAGTAAAGGCGGAAGGAAATGTGTGTTCCAGGGAAATGCAAAAAGCAGATTATCTCATATTTAGAATCTGGTAAAGCGCTCTCATACAATGCATTTTTGCCTAAGTAATCATATTACCGACAACATAACAGCGAATAATGATTGAAGGTTCTATTATTCACTGGGAAATGGCAATTAATTTGCTTTAAATAGGCATAACCGGGTATAAGACGTATAACGTCCTGATTTCATACCAAAATTATTTAAGGGGAGGTCATTGTTGATGAAAAAGAGAAAATTCGGTCTGGCTATGTCTTTAGTGCTAGCCGCAGGCACAATGCTGGCAGCATGTGGTTCTGATGATAAGGGCAAGAACGAAGCTGGGGAAAAACCGGCTGCGGGGAATGACGGTGAAAAGAGCGAATTCTCACTTGCCATGGTAACGGACGTAGGTGGAATTGATGATAAATCATTCAACCAGTCTGCATGGACAGGCGTTAAGGAGTTCGGTGAAGAACAAGGATGGGAAAAAGGAACCGGGGGGTACGATTACCTTCAGTCAACTGGCCCTGGAGATTATACAACGAACCTTAATAACTTGGCACGTCGTGATTTCAACTTGATTTTCGGAGTAGGTTTCTTAATGGAAGATGCAATTGCTGATATTGCAGCGCAACAAAAAGATACTCAATTCTCTATTATTGATGGTGAAGTAGATGCGCCGAACGTAGCAAGTATCCTCTTTAAAGAACAAGAAGGCGGATACTTAGCCGGGGTAGCAGCTGGGTTAATGACAAAATCGAATAAAGTTGGTTTCATCGGCGGTATGGACAACCCGGTAATCGAACGTTTTGAAGCTGGATTCATTGAAGGCGTTAAAGCAGTCAAGCCCGAAATCAAAGTAGACTCTAAATATGTAGGTGCATTTGATAAAGCGGAACTGGGTAAAGCAGAAGCTGGCCGTATGTACTCTTCAGGCGTTGATATTATTTTCCACGCTGCGGGCGGTACAGGCAATGGTGTATTCTCTGAAGCAAAAGAGCGTAAGCAGGCTGATAAAGATGCATATGTCTGGGTAATAGGTGTTGACTCTGACCAGTATGAAGAAGGTAAAGTCGGAGATGATAACGTTACACTTACATCTATGCTGAAGCGTGTTGACGTAGCGGTTAAAGATATCGCGAAATTGGCAATGGAGGGTAATTTCCCAGGGGGAGAAACAAAGGTTTACGGTCTCCAGGATAACGGACTTAAACTTGCTGATTCACGCGGTGCCATTCCAAAGGAAGTAACAGATCAAATTGACGAGTATGCTCAAAAGATCGCGGATGGCGAAATTGAAGTACCTGAGTTTGTAGAAAAAAAGAAATAAGCTCTCAAAACAATAAAGGCCGGTTTCAAATCGGCCTTTATTTCATTAAATTAATAAAATAAAGGTTCTCTGACATATTGGTCCGGAACTTTTATTTTATTAATTTGTAAGATTAATAAGGAAATAATATAGAAAATACGTAGGTATGCTTCACATCTTGTGTAAATGCTTTCGACTTGTCACTTGGAGGCTTTTTCACGTATTATTCAACACAAGAGCCGAACCGCTCAGTTCTTATAAATTCTACTACAGGCAGGGAAGTGATTGGAATGGATTATGTAATTGAAATGCTGGAAGTCTCCAAAAAGTTCGGAAACTTTTATGCGAATGATCATATTACGCTGCAATTGAAAAAAGGTGAGATCCATGCACTGCTCGGTGAAAACGGTGCAGGGAAGTCTACTTTAATGAACGTATTATTCGGACTGTACCAGCCAGACGGCGGAGAAATCCGGGTGCATGGGAAAAAAGTTGAGATTTCAGATCCGAACGTAGCGAATGATCTGGGAATCGGGATGGTCCATCAGCACTTTATGCTTGTGGAAAATCTGACCGTTACCGAGAATATTATCTTAGGCAGTGAGCCGACGAAATCCGGAATCATCAATATTAAAGATTCTGCAAAAAAAGTGGCTGAAATTTCAAAGATGTATGGGCTAGATGTTGACCCGTACGCGAAAATTGAAGATATTTCTGTAGGTATGCAGCAGCGTGTCGAAATTCTGAAAACACTTTATCGCGGTGCAGACATATTGATATTCGATGAGCCGACCGCTTCTTTGACACCGCAAGAAATCGATGAACTGCTGAATATCATGCGCAAGCTGGTTTCAGAAGGAAAGTCGATCATCCTGATTACACACAAATTGGCGGAAATCATGAATGTGACAGACAAAGTAACCGTTATACGCAAAGGTAAAGGGATCGGCACCGTCATTACAGCGGAAACGAATCCGGAAGAACTGGCCACTCTGATGGTAGGACGTCAAGTGACGTTCAAAACTGAAAAAGGGCCCGCCGATCCGAAAGAGGAAGTATTGAAAATTGAGGATCTCGTCGTTACTGATTATCGCGGTGTAGATAAACTGAAGGGCTTGAATCTTTCCGTTCGACGCGGAGAAATAGTCGGGATTGCAGGGATTGACGGCAACGGACAATCCGAGTTAATAGAAGCAATCACCGGTCTGGCGAAAGTTAAAAGCGGGAAAATCTATCTTAATAATGAAAACATAACCAATAAAAAGCCAAGAGAAATAACAGAAAAAGGTCTTGGACATATTCCGCAAGACCGCCACAAACATGGACTTATATTAGATTTTTCAGTCGGCTATAATACCGCACTTCAATCGTATTATCATGAACCATTTTCCAAAGGCGGTATTATGAATTATAAAGTGGTGAATGAGAAAGCGGAAGAGCTGATTAAGGAATACGACGTCAGAACGCAAGGAACTCATGAATTGGCACGGGCATTGTCCGGGGGAAACCAGCAGAAACTGATTATTGGCCGGGAAGTTAAGCGAAATCCTGATCTGTTGATTGCTGCACTGCCGACACGCGGTCTGGACGTGGGGGCCATAGAATTTATTCATCGCCGCCTCATTGAACAGCGAGACAGCGGCAAGGCGGTTCTGCTGATTACATTTGAATTAGATGAAGTCATGAACGTTTCCGATCGGATTGCAGTTATTTACGATGGAGCGATAGTAGGCACAGTGGTGCCGCAGGAAACAACAGAACAGGCACTCGGATTGATGATGGCGGGCCATTCAAAAGATGTGGCTGAAAAGAAAGTAATAGCCGCAGAGAAGGACGGTGATGATCATCATGTCGAATAAAGTGATCAATATTTTGGTGCCGGTAATTTCGATCATTTTAGGTCTGCTTGTAGGCGCGGTTGTAATGCTGGTCAGTGACTATAATCCGGTTGCCGGTTATACAGCATTGTGGAATGGTATTTTTGGTGATTCTTATGCAATCGGCGAGACAATTCGTCAGATTAGCCCCTACTTACTTGCGGGACTTGCCGTTGCATTCGCATTCAGAACAGGGCTGTTTAATATCGGGGTGGAAGGACAATTGATTGTCGGCTGGTTTGCCGCAGCATATGTAGGAATGGCATTCGAACTGCCGAAAATAATTCACTTGCCGCTTGCACTCCTTGCTGCCGCTGCTGCAGGGGCACTTTGGGGTCTGATCCCTGGTATTTTAAAAGCCACTTTGAAAGTCCATGAAGTTATTGTTACGATCATGATGAACTATATTGCATTACATATAGTAAACGCATTAATCAAAACGCTTTCCGGCGGCGGATTCAAATTAGACCGTATTCACGAATCGGCATCCCTCCGGTCAGAATTTCTATCTAATTTAACGGATTATTCTACGTTGCACTATGGAATTTTTATCGCCTTAGCGATGGTCATTGTCATGTGGTTCATTTTAGAGAAAACCAAAACAGGATTTGAATTAAAATCTGTTGGCTTTAATGAAAATGCCGCACAATATGCAGGAATGAGTGCCAATAAAAATATTGTCCTTGCTATGGTCATCTCGGGTGCCTTCGCGGGTCTCGGCGGTGCAATGGAGGCATTGGGCACGTTTGGAAACATTTCTTCAATGGGCGGCTTCACAGGCATCGGCTTTGACGGAATCGCAGTTGCATTGCTTGGAGCGAATACTCCGCTTGGCGTAATTTTCGGTGCTACACTGTTCGGATCGCTGAAATACGGTGCAAATAACATGCCGAATGAAGCGGGCATTCCTGTAGAAATTGTGTCTATTATTATTGCATTGGTTATTTTCTTTGTTGCCTGCGGATACATCATCCGTGTAGGACTTGTGCGTTTACGTAATAAGAAGGAGGCGAAGTGACATGTTAGATGTGTTATATTTCATCATACCTATAACAATTGCTTCAGCGGCTCCTCTTATATTCACAGCAATCGGCGGCGTATTTTCAGAACGTTCCGGAGTGATCAACATCGGATTGGAAGGTCTCATGATTATGGGGGCATTCATCGGTATTTTATTTAACTTATTCTTTGCCGATACGTTTGGCGCCTGGACACCATGGCTGTCACTAATCGTTGCGATGATCGTCTCAGCTTTGTTCGCAACGCTTCACGCAATCGCTTCGATATCGTTTCGGGCAGATCAGGTAGTATCGGGTGTTGCGATCAATATGCTAGGTCTTGCTATTGCATTGTTCTCTGTTAAGATGATCTTCGGCAAAGGGCAGACGGATTTCATTCAGCAAAAAATCCCGCGTTTCAATGTGCCGTATTTGGAAGATATTCCAATCATCGGCCCCATGTTCTTTAAATTAGTGTACGGGTCTTCTATTATTGCAATAGCTGTTGCATTTATCGCGTGGTTCGTTATTTACAAAACACCATTTGGTCTGCGTCTGCGTTCAGTAGGGGAACACCCGATGGCGGCAGATACGATGGGAATTAAAGTAACAAAAATCCGTTACATCGCAGTGATCATCTCGGGAGGGCTTGCCGGAATCGGCGGCGCCGTCTACTCTCAGACGATTACAAATGATTTTGGACATGCAACGATTAACGGGCAGGGATTTATGGCGCTTGCCGCAATGATTTTTGGTAAGTGGCATCCGCTTGGTGCAATGGGCGCAGCTTTATTCTTTGGTTTTGCACAAGCTCTTGCCATCAGTTCTTCAAGTATTAAATTCCTGTCTGATATTCCGGCAGTGTATTTCCATATATTCCCTTACGTTCTGACAATACTTGCTTTGGCCGGCTTCCTTGGAAAAGCGAATGCGCCAAAAGCAATTGGTAAGCCGTATATAAAAGGAAACCGATAACAGTCATAAAAGCTATCTGGAGACACATGCTCTTCAGATAGCTTTTGCAGGTTTGCATGCGTTTTGCCAGCCTCTCGGGTTGCTTCAGCAATAAAATTAAAGGCAAAGAGCGCCTTTATTTTTATTGCCTCCAGCACCTGTCGAGGCTAAACGGCGCTCTCAGCACTTGTGTCATCCGGCTTCGAACGCCAGCCTCTCGGGTTGCTTCAGCAATAAAATTAAAGGCAAAGAGCGCCTTTATTTTTATCGCCTCCAGCACCTGTCGAGGCTAAACGGCGCTCTCAGCACTTGTAGGTGTATTATTTTCCATTTCCACGGCTAAAATGTATAGTGAGACTAGGAATACATATAATAAGGTAAACGAGGTGTTTGTATGTTCAATAAAACAAAATTACAAAATGGCGTTCATTTGTATATACGGAAAACGGATCAGTTTAAAACAGTGAATGTGACGATCAAGTGGAAAGCGCCGCTGGATCAGAAGAAGGCTTCTGAACGTACGGTGCTTGCTAATGTGCTGGAGGCTACAACGAAGCAGTATCCAACGTTAAGTGAGATGCGCAAGGCGCTCGATGAACTCTATGGGACGGTATTGTTTACAGATGTCTCTAAGCGAAGTTCACAGCACATTGTTTCGCTTTATACAGAATGTGTAAACGATGAGTTTTTCGAAGGTGAAGATATCTTTAAGCAATTGTGGCAGCTGATCCGCTCTGTTGTATTTGATCCGAACGTTACAGACGGCGCATTTGATCCCGCTGTGACGGAAAGAGAAAAGCGAAATGTGCGTGACCGTATACGATCGATATATGATGACAAAACACGCTTTGCACAGAAGCGTATGCTGGAGATTATGCGTCCTGATCACCCTGCATCGATTTCAGCTTATGGAACAGAAGATGCTGTGGCAGGAATTACACATGAAAGCCTTTATGCTACATATGAAGATATGATCACTAATGATTTGATTGATATATATGTGGTGGGTGATGTGGATGAGAATGAAATCATTGAACAGATCAAGCAGTTCCTGCCTTTCACGGCAAGAGAAGCAGCTGTTCAAAACGAGTTGCCGGAAGTAACAGCACCGGATGCAGTAAAAACAGTCAGAGAAAAGCAAGATATGAAGCAAGGAAAACTGCACTTAGGTTTTGATACACCGGTTTCATTTCGCCATCCCGACTACCATAAGATGCAAGTGACGAATGGAATTTTTGGCGGGTTTGCGCACAGTAAACTGTTCATGAACGTACGGGAGAAAGAAAGTATGGCCTATTATGCAAACAGTGCATTCGCTTCACAGTACGGCATTGTCTACGTGACAGCAGGAATAGATGCGGATCTGGAAGAGAAGGCGGTTAACTTAATCCTAGAGCAGCTGACATCGCTGCAGAATGGCGGAGCAACCGAACTCGAGTTGAATCAGACGATTGCACTCCTTGAAAATAGCATTTTGGGTGCAAATGATTCTGCACGCAGCCAAATTGAAATTTACGATCAATACAAAGAGCTCGATGAAAATTTCACATCAGAGCGACTGATCAAGAAATGGGAATCTGTCACTCTGGATGATATTAAAGAAATGGCAAAAACAATTCAGCTTGAAATCGTGTATCTGCTGTCAGGCAAGGGAGATGAATCCAAATGAAAGAAATAGTATTTAATCAGCTGCAGGAAAAAATCTATACGGAAACATTGGACAACGGATTGAAAGTCGTCATTTTGCCGAAACGCGGATTTTCTAAAACATTCGTTACTTTTACTACAAAATACGGATCCATTGACCGTACATTCAAGCCGCACGGCAAAGATGAATTCATAACTGTACCGGACGGGATCGCACATTTCCTTGAACATAAAATGTTTGAGAAGGAAGACGGCGATGTATTCCAGAAATTCAGTTTGAATGGCGCCTCTGCAAACGCCTATACAACATTCGGCAGAACTGCTTATTTATTCTCTGCGACAAATAAATTAAAAGAGAATACGGAAGTGCTGTTAGATTTTGTTCAAGACCCGTACTTCACCAAACAGACTGTAGATAAAGAAAAAGGGATTATTGCCCAGGAAATTACAATGTATGATGATCAGCCCGATTGGCGTTTGTATTTCGGCACAATTGAAAATCTTTACGAAAATCATCCCGTAAAAATTGATATCGCAGGCACTGTAGAGTCCATTCAGGATATTACGGCGGAGTATTTGCATACATGCTATGAAACGTTCTATCATCCGTCCAATATGCTGCTGTTCATCGTTGGCGCTGTAGAGCCGGAAGAGATGATGGCTTTTGTCAAAGAAAACCAGGCCAAGAAAAAGTTCGATCAGCCTGAACCGATCGAACGGAAATTCCCTTCAGAATCTATGGAAGTGGATGTGCCAGAACGCACCTTAACAATGGATGTCTCAAAACCAAAGCTGAACATCGGCATGAAGTGCACTGCAGTCGACCAGCAGGGGCAGCAAATGCTGGAAACGGAATTGTCAGCCAACCTGGTCCTTGACAGTCTCTTCGGACGCACTTCTTCATTTTATGAAAAAGCCAATGCAGAAGGGCTCGTTGATGAATCATTTTCCTATGAGTTTTCAATGGAAGAGGGCTACGGTTTTGCAATGGTTGGATCAGATACCGATGAACCGGAACGTTTAGAAGAATTAATTCGTCAAACAATTAAAGACGCAAAAACTAATTGGCCGGTGCTGGATGAGGATTTAGAAAGAATGCGCAAAAAGAAAATCGGTCAATTTATGCGTTCGCTGAATTCTATAGAATTTATCGCTAATCAGTATACCCGATATGAATTTAACGAAATGAACTTATTTGACGTCGTTCCGACATTAGAGAAACTGTCAATGGATAAGTTAAAGCAGGCATTCTCTACAATTTCTGATGACAGCAGCTACACCATCTTTAAAATTCTGCCGCCAAGCACGCAATGAACAATCTGCGATTCGCTCTCGTTTTAGGTTCGTCAGGCGGAATAGGAGAAGTAATCAGCAGACAGCTGGCTGCAGCT
The Sporosarcina sp. P33 genome window above contains:
- a CDS encoding DNA translocase FtsK, which gives rise to MAKKRAKKRAPAKKKQQKKQQSQMQPLWFEILGVVLIGIAIIMIFEFGIIGSGLSAFSRFLLGNWYVALPFLIIVQALIFMIKRQVGGYKHRIVIGCLFILASMLLFSHVHLFQTLYESKVLMSNSALKETWKVLVTNGGIHDQTGTLGGGMLGAVLFAMFYSLVDSSGATVAGVLLLLIGIILLTGKALIPYLVEQTPIFINSVKKKWAAREKKSVKSPEAQRKEGMRSSRKSKQKTAEPTVAEMIPVEPEPVSEPIISSFTSKIEQAPPLEKAEESNETKEETPEADLKDPAADFPVMGGEQENEAYILPSTSLLEPPVSSDQSGEYDLIQANAKKLEKTFLSFGVKARVTQVHLGPAVTKYEILPDSGVKVSRIVSLADDIALALAASGIRIEAPIPGKSAVGIEVPNHAVAMVSLREVLESKENNRAQSKLLVGLGRDVTGQAMMTELNKMPHVLIAGATGSGKSVCVNGIIMSIIMRAKPHEVKMMMIDPKMVELNVFNGIPHLLAPVVTDPRKAAQALQRVVSEMERRYELFSHTGTRNIEGYNNHIEQWNEEHDEKHPRMPYIVVIVDELADLMMVASSDVEDSITRLAQMARAAGIHLIIATQRPSVDVITGIIKANIPSRIAFAVSSAIDSRTILDGSGAEKLLGRGDMLFLPAGASKPTRIQGAFVSDEEVESVVNFVIEQQKAQYQEEMIPTEVEVVAPHEETDDLYDEAVQMVVDMQTASVSMIQRRFRVGYARAARIVDQMEARGVVGPPEGSKPRQVMIGQSELDL
- a CDS encoding BMP family protein, yielding MKKRKFGLAMSLVLAAGTMLAACGSDDKGKNEAGEKPAAGNDGEKSEFSLAMVTDVGGIDDKSFNQSAWTGVKEFGEEQGWEKGTGGYDYLQSTGPGDYTTNLNNLARRDFNLIFGVGFLMEDAIADIAAQQKDTQFSIIDGEVDAPNVASILFKEQEGGYLAGVAAGLMTKSNKVGFIGGMDNPVIERFEAGFIEGVKAVKPEIKVDSKYVGAFDKAELGKAEAGRMYSSGVDIIFHAAGGTGNGVFSEAKERKQADKDAYVWVIGVDSDQYEEGKVGDDNVTLTSMLKRVDVAVKDIAKLAMEGNFPGGETKVYGLQDNGLKLADSRGAIPKEVTDQIDEYAQKIADGEIEVPEFVEKKK
- a CDS encoding ABC transporter permease; translated protein: MLDVLYFIIPITIASAAPLIFTAIGGVFSERSGVINIGLEGLMIMGAFIGILFNLFFADTFGAWTPWLSLIVAMIVSALFATLHAIASISFRADQVVSGVAINMLGLAIALFSVKMIFGKGQTDFIQQKIPRFNVPYLEDIPIIGPMFFKLVYGSSIIAIAVAFIAWFVIYKTPFGLRLRSVGEHPMAADTMGIKVTKIRYIAVIISGGLAGIGGAVYSQTITNDFGHATINGQGFMALAAMIFGKWHPLGAMGAALFFGFAQALAISSSSIKFLSDIPAVYFHIFPYVLTILALAGFLGKANAPKAIGKPYIKGNR
- a CDS encoding ABC transporter ATP-binding protein, which gives rise to MDYVIEMLEVSKKFGNFYANDHITLQLKKGEIHALLGENGAGKSTLMNVLFGLYQPDGGEIRVHGKKVEISDPNVANDLGIGMVHQHFMLVENLTVTENIILGSEPTKSGIINIKDSAKKVAEISKMYGLDVDPYAKIEDISVGMQQRVEILKTLYRGADILIFDEPTASLTPQEIDELLNIMRKLVSEGKSIILITHKLAEIMNVTDKVTVIRKGKGIGTVITAETNPEELATLMVGRQVTFKTEKGPADPKEEVLKIEDLVVTDYRGVDKLKGLNLSVRRGEIVGIAGIDGNGQSELIEAITGLAKVKSGKIYLNNENITNKKPREITEKGLGHIPQDRHKHGLILDFSVGYNTALQSYYHEPFSKGGIMNYKVVNEKAEELIKEYDVRTQGTHELARALSGGNQQKLIIGREVKRNPDLLIAALPTRGLDVGAIEFIHRRLIEQRDSGKAVLLITFELDEVMNVSDRIAVIYDGAIVGTVVPQETTEQALGLMMAGHSKDVAEKKVIAAEKDGDDHHVE
- the yfmF gene encoding EF-P 5-aminopentanol modification-associated protein YfmF, which encodes MFNKTKLQNGVHLYIRKTDQFKTVNVTIKWKAPLDQKKASERTVLANVLEATTKQYPTLSEMRKALDELYGTVLFTDVSKRSSQHIVSLYTECVNDEFFEGEDIFKQLWQLIRSVVFDPNVTDGAFDPAVTEREKRNVRDRIRSIYDDKTRFAQKRMLEIMRPDHPASISAYGTEDAVAGITHESLYATYEDMITNDLIDIYVVGDVDENEIIEQIKQFLPFTAREAAVQNELPEVTAPDAVKTVREKQDMKQGKLHLGFDTPVSFRHPDYHKMQVTNGIFGGFAHSKLFMNVREKESMAYYANSAFASQYGIVYVTAGIDADLEEKAVNLILEQLTSLQNGGATELELNQTIALLENSILGANDSARSQIEIYDQYKELDENFTSERLIKKWESVTLDDIKEMAKTIQLEIVYLLSGKGDESK
- the yfmH gene encoding EF-P 5-aminopentanol modification-associated protein YfmH, with product MKEIVFNQLQEKIYTETLDNGLKVVILPKRGFSKTFVTFTTKYGSIDRTFKPHGKDEFITVPDGIAHFLEHKMFEKEDGDVFQKFSLNGASANAYTTFGRTAYLFSATNKLKENTEVLLDFVQDPYFTKQTVDKEKGIIAQEITMYDDQPDWRLYFGTIENLYENHPVKIDIAGTVESIQDITAEYLHTCYETFYHPSNMLLFIVGAVEPEEMMAFVKENQAKKKFDQPEPIERKFPSESMEVDVPERTLTMDVSKPKLNIGMKCTAVDQQGQQMLETELSANLVLDSLFGRTSSFYEKANAEGLVDESFSYEFSMEEGYGFAMVGSDTDEPERLEELIRQTIKDAKTNWPVLDEDLERMRKKKIGQFMRSLNSIEFIANQYTRYEFNEMNLFDVVPTLEKLSMDKLKQAFSTISDDSSYTIFKILPPSTQ
- a CDS encoding ABC transporter permease, which translates into the protein MSNKVINILVPVISIILGLLVGAVVMLVSDYNPVAGYTALWNGIFGDSYAIGETIRQISPYLLAGLAVAFAFRTGLFNIGVEGQLIVGWFAAAYVGMAFELPKIIHLPLALLAAAAAGALWGLIPGILKATLKVHEVIVTIMMNYIALHIVNALIKTLSGGGFKLDRIHESASLRSEFLSNLTDYSTLHYGIFIALAMVIVMWFILEKTKTGFELKSVGFNENAAQYAGMSANKNIVLAMVISGAFAGLGGAMEALGTFGNISSMGGFTGIGFDGIAVALLGANTPLGVIFGATLFGSLKYGANNMPNEAGIPVEIVSIIIALVIFFVACGYIIRVGLVRLRNKKEAK